In one window of Myxococcales bacterium DNA:
- the ttcA gene encoding tRNA 2-thiocytidine(32) synthetase TtcA, whose amino-acid sequence MTLGPAPTPRNVELELRLTRQVGRAIGDFSMIEDGDRVLVAVSGGKDSYTLLHILRALQKRSSARFALKVVNIDQGHPGYPGHLLRDYMAREGYDFSMVAEDTYSIVKEKVPEGKTTCSLCSRLRRGILYRIAAEEGCTKIALGHHRDDVLQTFMLNVLFAGQLSAMPPKLVADDGRNVVIRPLLYCAEEDIRDFSERMEFPILPCDLCGSQENLQRKVVGRMLDGLERERPGTKSIMLSALGNVRPSQLLDRELWSRLSLPSAAGLGQGEPSQRPTQLVTQLPSDLVPASALNRRPLA is encoded by the coding sequence ATGACGCTCGGCCCCGCACCCACTCCCCGCAACGTCGAGCTCGAGCTGCGCCTCACACGCCAAGTGGGGCGCGCCATCGGCGATTTTTCGATGATTGAAGACGGCGACCGCGTGCTGGTCGCCGTCAGCGGCGGCAAGGACAGCTACACGCTGCTCCACATCCTCCGGGCGTTGCAGAAGCGCTCCTCGGCGCGCTTTGCCCTCAAGGTCGTCAACATCGACCAGGGTCACCCGGGATACCCGGGGCACCTGCTCCGCGACTACATGGCGCGCGAGGGCTACGACTTCTCGATGGTCGCCGAGGACACGTACTCGATCGTCAAAGAGAAGGTCCCCGAGGGCAAGACGACTTGTTCGCTCTGTTCACGCCTTCGCCGCGGGATCTTGTACCGAATCGCAGCCGAAGAGGGGTGCACCAAGATCGCGCTCGGGCACCATCGCGACGACGTGCTGCAGACATTCATGTTGAACGTCCTCTTCGCTGGCCAGCTCTCCGCGATGCCGCCGAAGCTCGTCGCCGACGACGGGAGGAACGTCGTCATTCGCCCGCTGCTCTATTGCGCAGAAGAAGACATCCGTGACTTTTCGGAGCGGATGGAGTTTCCGATTCTGCCGTGCGATCTGTGCGGATCGCAGGAAAATCTCCAGCGCAAGGTCGTCGGGCGGATGCTCGACGGCCTCGAACGCGAGCGCCCCGGGACCAAGTCCATCATGCTTTCGGCCCTCGGCAACGTCCGCCCGAGTCAGCTGCTCGACCGCGAACTCTGGAGCCGCCTCAGTTTGCCATCGGCGGCCGGACTAGGCCAAGGCGAGCCCTCTCAGCGGCCCACCCAGCTCGTCACCCAGCTGCCCTCTGACCTCGTGCCGGCGTCAGCGCTCAACCGTCGGCCGCTCGCATGA